The Clostridioides sp. ES-S-0010-02 genome window below encodes:
- a CDS encoding 2-oxo acid dehydrogenase subunit E2: MVANKVKATPAAKNQARKDNIELDWLVGSGENGRIHLVDVLNYLENNKVKATPLAKRIAEDLNIDLENVVGTGYNRKIKKSDIEKAHTQETIVSTDVSKSNETKEIKSKHENLSTFNTVEGEFEKPNPMRATVAKRMSESYFSAPVFTFNIEVDATELKELRAKLIDTVKESTGVKLTMTDLIVMAVSRVLPKHQALNSAWTDNGIFRYKDINIAIAVGLDEGLYVPVVKNVNEKSLKEIAKESKELAEKVKTGKLLPADQEGNTFTISNVGMYGITTFTPIINMPSSAILGVGATQDKFVPVNGEAKIKPIMNLSLTSDHRIIDGTVAAKFLKDLKELLENPLAMLV, encoded by the coding sequence ATGGTGGCAAATAAAGTAAAAGCCACACCAGCAGCCAAAAACCAAGCAAGAAAAGACAATATAGAGTTAGATTGGCTGGTTGGAAGTGGAGAAAATGGAAGAATACATCTAGTGGATGTGTTAAACTATCTAGAAAATAATAAAGTAAAAGCAACTCCTTTAGCAAAAAGGATAGCAGAGGATTTAAATATAGATTTAGAAAATGTTGTAGGTACTGGATACAATAGAAAAATAAAAAAATCAGATATAGAAAAGGCACATACACAAGAGACTATCGTATCAACTGATGTATCTAAATCTAACGAAACAAAAGAAATAAAATCAAAACATGAGAATTTAAGTACGTTTAATACAGTAGAAGGAGAGTTCGAAAAGCCAAATCCAATGAGAGCAACTGTAGCAAAACGAATGTCAGAAAGCTACTTCAGTGCTCCTGTATTTACATTCAATATAGAGGTAGATGCTACAGAACTTAAAGAACTTAGAGCAAAATTAATAGATACAGTAAAAGAATCAACTGGAGTAAAATTAACAATGACAGATTTAATAGTAATGGCTGTATCTAGAGTACTTCCAAAGCATCAAGCATTAAATTCAGCATGGACAGATAATGGAATATTTAGATATAAAGATATAAATATAGCTATTGCTGTTGGACTAGATGAAGGTTTATATGTCCCAGTAGTAAAAAATGTAAATGAAAAATCGCTAAAAGAAATAGCCAAAGAAAGCAAAGAACTTGCTGAAAAAGTAAAAACAGGAAAGCTTCTACCAGCAGACCAAGAAGGTAATACATTTACTATAAGCAATGTTGGAATGTATGGTATAACGACATTTACACCTATAATAAATATGCCTTCAAGTGCGATACTTGGGGTAGGAGCAACTCAAGATAAGTTTGTGCCAGTAAATGGAGAGGCTAAAATAAAACCTATAATGAATTTATCATTAACATCAGACCATAGAATAATAGATGGTACAGTAGCAGCAAAATTCTTAAAAGATTTAAAAGAATTATTAGAAAATCCATTAGCAATGCTCGTATAG
- a CDS encoding alpha-ketoacid dehydrogenase subunit beta — protein MSTRELTYAQAIKEAMSEEMRRDENVIFMGEDIGIYGGAFGVSVGMIDEFGPERVRDTPISEAAIAGAAAGAAATGLRPIMEVMFMDFVTISMDAIVNQAAKMRYMFGGKAQVPMVVRCPGGSGTGSAEQHSQSLEAWFCHVPGVKVVAPSTPADAKGLLKAAIRDNNPVIFVENKLLYRKKGIVPEGDYVIDIGNADIKKEGSDVTVITYGRMLQSVEEAAENLSKENIDVEIIDLRTLYPLDKETIIKSVCKTGRVLICHEASKTGGLGGEISALITESESFDYLDAPVKRICGKDVPIPYNPELEKAVVPRIDEIEDAIKSLIVR, from the coding sequence ATGAGTACAAGAGAATTAACATATGCACAAGCAATAAAAGAAGCAATGTCAGAAGAAATGAGAAGAGATGAAAATGTAATATTTATGGGAGAAGATATAGGGATATATGGAGGAGCATTTGGCGTATCAGTGGGAATGATAGATGAATTTGGACCAGAAAGAGTAAGAGATACTCCTATATCAGAGGCAGCTATAGCAGGTGCAGCAGCAGGTGCAGCGGCAACTGGGTTAAGACCGATTATGGAAGTAATGTTTATGGATTTTGTTACAATATCTATGGACGCGATTGTAAATCAAGCAGCAAAAATGAGATATATGTTTGGTGGGAAGGCTCAGGTTCCAATGGTTGTTAGATGTCCTGGAGGTTCTGGAACTGGTTCAGCAGAACAACATTCACAAAGTTTGGAAGCATGGTTTTGTCATGTACCAGGAGTAAAAGTGGTTGCACCTTCAACACCAGCAGATGCTAAGGGATTATTAAAAGCAGCTATAAGAGACAATAATCCAGTAATATTTGTTGAAAACAAATTGTTATATAGAAAAAAAGGAATTGTCCCAGAGGGAGATTATGTAATTGATATTGGAAATGCAGATATTAAAAAAGAAGGTTCTGATGTTACAGTAATCACTTATGGAAGGATGTTACAAAGTGTTGAAGAAGCTGCAGAAAACCTATCAAAAGAAAATATAGATGTAGAAATTATAGATTTAAGAACTTTATATCCATTAGATAAAGAGACAATCATAAAGAGTGTATGTAAAACTGGTAGAGTTTTAATTTGCCATGAAGCATCTAAGACTGGTGGTCTAGGTGGAGAAATATCAGCATTAATAACAGAAAGTGAATCATTTGATTATTTAGATGCACCAGTAAAAAGAATATGTGGAAAAGATGTGCCAATACCATATAATCCAGAGCTAGAAAAAGCAGTAGTCCCAAGAATTGATGAAATAGAAGATGCAATAAAATCTTTAATTGTTAGATAA
- a CDS encoding thiamine pyrophosphate-dependent dehydrogenase E1 component subunit alpha: MTLSKETLLEMYKRMNQARKFEEKVSWFFARGMVHGTTHLSVGQEASSVAAVMALEKGDLVSLTHRGHSQFIGMGIDLNKMMAELMGKETGFCKGKGGSMHIADIESGNLGANGVVGGGLTIAPGAALTQQYKKTGKIVLCSFGDGASNEGTFHEGINLSSIWKLPIIFYCENNLYGMSTSIKRHMNIDSVATRAASYGIEGISIDGYNPIEVYETVQKAAEKCRRGEGPVLIESRTYRWLGHSKSDANVYRTKEEIESWKAKDPIKFLRNYLIENNMANENELDIIEDFAKKSIEDAVEFAQNSPNPKIESLLDDVYAD, from the coding sequence ATGACATTATCAAAAGAAACATTACTTGAAATGTATAAGAGAATGAATCAAGCTAGAAAGTTTGAAGAGAAAGTTAGTTGGTTTTTTGCAAGAGGTATGGTACATGGAACAACTCATTTATCAGTAGGTCAAGAAGCTTCAAGTGTAGCCGCAGTAATGGCACTAGAAAAAGGAGATTTGGTTTCATTAACTCATAGAGGTCATAGCCAATTTATAGGAATGGGAATAGATTTAAATAAAATGATGGCTGAGCTTATGGGAAAAGAAACTGGATTTTGTAAAGGAAAAGGAGGCTCAATGCATATAGCAGATATTGAGTCAGGTAACTTAGGAGCAAATGGAGTCGTAGGTGGAGGTCTTACTATAGCTCCTGGCGCTGCACTTACACAACAATATAAAAAGACAGGAAAAATAGTTTTATGTAGTTTTGGTGATGGTGCATCAAATGAAGGTACATTTCATGAGGGAATAAACTTGTCATCAATATGGAAATTACCAATAATATTTTATTGTGAAAACAACCTATATGGCATGTCAACAAGTATAAAACGTCACATGAATATAGATAGTGTTGCAACAAGAGCAGCATCTTATGGTATAGAAGGAATATCAATAGATGGATATAATCCAATAGAAGTATATGAAACAGTACAAAAAGCTGCTGAAAAATGTAGAAGAGGGGAAGGGCCTGTATTAATTGAAAGTAGGACCTATAGATGGCTAGGTCATTCAAAATCAGATGCAAATGTATATAGAACGAAAGAAGAGATAGAATCGTGGAAGGCAAAAGACCCTATAAAATTTTTAAGAAATTATCTTATAGAAAATAATATGGCAAATGAAAATGAATTAGATATAATTGAAGATTTTGCTAAAAAATCAATAGAAGATGCAGTAGAATTTGCTCAAAATAGCCCAAATCCAAAAATAGAATCTTTATTAGATGATGTATATGCAGACTAA
- a CDS encoding sugar-binding transcriptional regulator, translating into MKKIGDLRLMMKCCSLYYEDNLNQQEIANQLGISRPTISRILKEAFEQGIVKIQIVDVLKNDYQKIERSLERKYKLKEVIVVDDKQDSLTQKQELARAVSEYLTRVVKENDIIGVSIGTTLKEIPRYVEKSNCKNVTFIPLLGGIGDNEIDIHANQIAVSLARAFGGDFKLLHAPAVMSDLSTKEKLCKDEKIKEVLDLIDKTTIAIVGIGNPMSLNSTIMASGYMHEEDIDDLKKYNSIGAICLQAFDKEGKTSILEFNQRVLGVKLNDLKKIKRTIGVASGDEKIEAIKASLKAKFINSLAINHSLALELLEDCD; encoded by the coding sequence ATGAAAAAAATTGGAGACTTAAGGTTAATGATGAAGTGTTGTTCACTTTATTATGAAGATAATTTGAATCAACAAGAAATAGCGAATCAATTGGGAATATCAAGACCAACAATATCAAGAATATTAAAAGAAGCTTTTGAGCAAGGAATAGTAAAAATACAAATAGTTGATGTTTTAAAAAATGACTATCAAAAAATAGAAAGAAGTTTAGAAAGAAAATATAAATTGAAAGAAGTAATAGTGGTAGATGATAAACAAGACTCATTAACACAAAAACAAGAATTAGCAAGAGCTGTGTCTGAATATCTTACCAGAGTAGTAAAAGAAAATGATATAATTGGGGTTTCCATAGGAACAACTCTAAAAGAAATTCCTAGATATGTAGAAAAAAGCAACTGTAAAAATGTTACGTTCATACCTTTACTAGGAGGAATTGGAGATAATGAAATAGATATACACGCAAATCAAATAGCTGTAAGTTTAGCAAGAGCTTTTGGAGGAGATTTTAAGTTATTACATGCTCCTGCTGTGATGTCTGATTTATCTACAAAAGAAAAGCTTTGTAAGGATGAAAAAATTAAAGAAGTACTAGACTTAATAGATAAAACAACTATTGCAATTGTAGGTATAGGAAATCCTATGAGTTTAAACTCAACAATAATGGCTTCTGGATATATGCATGAAGAAGATATAGATGATTTAAAAAAGTATAACTCAATAGGCGCAATTTGTTTGCAAGCTTTTGATAAGGAAGGAAAAACTTCTATACTTGAATTTAATCAAAGGGTACTAGGGGTAAAACTAAATGATTTAAAAAAGATAAAAAGAACAATAGGTGTTGCTTCAGGAGATGAAAAGATAGAAGCAATAAAAGCATCATTAAAAGCCAAATTTATAAATAGCTTAGCAATTAATCACAGTTTAGCACTTGAATTATTAGAAGATTGTGACTAA
- a CDS encoding PIN/TRAM domain-containing protein codes for MIRKVTRILFILLGFTIGITTYLTLMRDFEILTFGKETYGYIAAVVAGIVIAILGYLIEPWVVNRTKEIAKVVDKELSKYPQTDILLGSMGLIVGFVIAYLLSGLVNRIPIVGGILSLLLYLFLGYLGMKVALKSKNDLFNIGKLGRLANPIKDKDKDKDNKKEVKAIPPKVLDTSVIIDGRIADICKTGFIEGKLIIPAFVLEELRHIADSSDDLKRVRGRRGLDILNIIQKELNIEVEISERDFDDIAEVDSKLLKLAQVLNGKVVTNDYNLNKVAQFQGVEVLNINELANAIKPVAIPGEDMVVQVVKEGKEAQQGVAYLDDGTMIVVDGGRKHMNETIKVLVTSVLQTPAGRMIFAKPKN; via the coding sequence TTGATAAGGAAAGTAACAAGGATATTGTTTATTTTACTTGGATTTACGATAGGTATAACGACCTATTTAACATTGATGAGAGATTTTGAAATATTAACATTTGGAAAAGAAACTTATGGTTATATAGCAGCTGTAGTAGCAGGTATAGTAATAGCTATTTTAGGATATCTTATAGAGCCATGGGTTGTGAATAGAACAAAAGAAATTGCTAAAGTTGTGGATAAAGAACTATCAAAATATCCTCAAACAGATATATTATTAGGGTCTATGGGTCTTATAGTAGGATTTGTAATTGCATATTTATTAAGTGGGCTAGTAAATAGAATACCAATAGTAGGTGGAATATTATCATTACTATTATATTTATTCCTAGGATATCTTGGAATGAAAGTTGCGCTTAAAAGTAAAAATGATTTATTTAATATTGGAAAATTAGGAAGATTGGCAAATCCTATTAAAGATAAGGATAAGGATAAAGATAATAAAAAAGAAGTAAAGGCGATACCTCCAAAAGTATTAGATACAAGTGTAATAATTGATGGAAGGATAGCTGATATTTGTAAAACAGGATTTATAGAAGGAAAACTTATTATTCCTGCTTTTGTTTTGGAAGAATTAAGACATATTGCAGATTCTTCAGATGATTTGAAAAGAGTAAGAGGTAGAAGAGGTCTGGATATATTAAATATAATTCAGAAAGAATTAAATATAGAGGTTGAAATAAGTGAAAGGGACTTTGATGATATAGCAGAAGTTGATAGTAAATTATTAAAGCTTGCCCAAGTATTAAATGGAAAAGTTGTTACTAATGATTATAACTTAAATAAGGTTGCTCAATTTCAAGGTGTTGAAGTATTAAATATAAATGAGTTGGCTAATGCTATAAAACCAGTTGCAATACCAGGTGAAGATATGGTTGTCCAAGTGGTTAAAGAAGGAAAAGAAGCTCAACAGGGTGTTGCATATCTAGATGATGGAACTATGATAGTTGTTGATGGAGGAAGAAAACATATGAATGAGACTATAAAAGTTTTAGTAACTTCTGTTCTTCAAACTCCTGCTGGTAGAATGATATTTGCAAAACCTAAAAATTGA
- the disA gene encoding DNA integrity scanning protein DisA encodes MENFLDNKNMLYALKMISPGTPLRLGLNNVLRAKTGGLIVIATNEDVMKIVDGGFAINAEYSPSYLYELAKMDGAIVLSGDVKKILFANAQLIPDYFIETSETGTRHRTAERVAKQTGAIVIGISQRRNVITVYRGNEKYVVEDISKIFTKANQAIQTLEKYKTVLDQAITNLNALEFNDLVTIYDVALVMQKMEMVMRVTSIIEKYVIELGDEGTLVSMQLEELMGTTRIDQKLIFKDYNKENTEIKELMKKVKNLNSEELIELFNMAKLLGYSGFSESMDMPIKTRGYRILSKIHRLPTAIIENLVNYFENFQEILDASIEELDEVEGIGEIRATYIKNGLIKMKQLVLLDRHI; translated from the coding sequence ATGGAGAATTTTTTGGATAACAAAAATATGCTATATGCATTAAAAATGATATCTCCTGGAACCCCTCTTAGATTAGGCCTAAACAATGTGCTAAGAGCTAAGACTGGCGGTTTAATTGTAATTGCAACAAATGAAGATGTAATGAAAATAGTAGATGGAGGATTTGCTATAAATGCAGAGTATTCACCATCATATCTATATGAATTAGCCAAAATGGATGGAGCGATAGTTTTAAGTGGTGATGTAAAGAAAATATTATTTGCTAATGCACAACTTATACCAGATTACTTTATAGAAACGTCAGAAACTGGAACTAGACATAGAACGGCAGAAAGAGTAGCAAAACAAACTGGTGCTATAGTTATAGGAATTTCACAAAGAAGAAATGTTATAACAGTTTATAGAGGAAATGAGAAGTATGTGGTCGAAGATATATCTAAGATATTTACTAAGGCAAATCAAGCAATACAAACTTTAGAAAAATATAAAACAGTATTAGACCAAGCTATAACTAATTTAAATGCTTTAGAGTTTAATGATTTGGTAACTATTTATGATGTAGCGTTAGTCATGCAGAAAATGGAAATGGTAATGAGAGTTACAAGTATAATTGAAAAATATGTGATAGAATTGGGGGATGAAGGAACTTTAGTAAGCATGCAATTAGAGGAATTAATGGGTACAACTAGAATAGATCAGAAATTAATATTCAAAGATTATAACAAAGAAAATACTGAAATAAAAGAACTTATGAAAAAAGTTAAAAATTTAAATTCAGAAGAACTAATAGAATTATTTAATATGGCAAAACTATTAGGGTATAGTGGATTTTCAGAAAGTATGGATATGCCTATAAAAACAAGAGGCTATAGAATTCTTAGCAAAATACATAGACTACCAACAGCAATAATAGAAAACTTAGTAAATTATTTTGAAAACTTTCAAGAAATATTGGATGCGTCTATTGAAGAGTTAGATGAAGTTGAAGGAATAGGTGAAATAAGAGCAACATATATAAAAAATGGACTTATAAAAATGAAACAATTAGTATTATTAGATAGACACATATAA
- the radA gene encoding DNA repair protein RadA, translating into MAKIKTKYVCQSCGYETAKWLGKCPECTKWNTFVEEVDQKSTKKEVFIIDKSSSKPVSITSIESKEEERFTTDIKELDRVLGGGIVKGSLVLVGGDPGIGKSTLLIQVSSNVANLGKTVLYITGEESESQIKMRAKRLGINSENLYIFAENNLSIIESYLESVNPQLIILDSIQTVFSPEISSAPGTVSQIKEGTSKFMKISKKMGISTFIVGHVTKEGSLAGPKLLEHMVDTVLYFEGERYNTYRLVRAVKNRFGSTNELGVFEMRDLGLVELDNPSKILISEKPKDVAGSVIISTVEGTRPMLLELQALVSPTSFGIARRTSTGVDYNRVGMLLAVLEKRVGLQIQNQDVYINIVGGIKINEPSIDLGIAISVASSFRNIPIDEDIAVTGEVGLTGEVRSVSFIEKRIAECKKLGFKKIVVPRSNYDVVKDTKGIEIWPVDNLRQAINIVLGRNQ; encoded by the coding sequence ATGGCAAAAATAAAAACTAAATATGTATGTCAATCTTGTGGATATGAAACAGCTAAGTGGCTTGGAAAATGTCCAGAGTGTACAAAATGGAATACATTTGTAGAAGAAGTAGATCAAAAAAGCACAAAAAAAGAGGTCTTTATAATAGATAAATCTTCATCTAAACCAGTTAGTATAACTTCAATAGAGAGTAAAGAAGAAGAAAGGTTTACAACAGACATAAAAGAATTAGATAGAGTTCTTGGTGGAGGGATAGTTAAAGGTTCTCTAGTACTTGTTGGTGGAGACCCTGGTATAGGTAAATCCACACTTTTAATTCAAGTCTCTAGTAATGTAGCTAATTTAGGAAAGACTGTTTTATATATAACTGGAGAAGAATCAGAATCACAGATAAAAATGAGAGCAAAAAGATTAGGTATTAATTCAGAAAATTTATATATATTTGCTGAAAATAATTTGAGTATAATTGAATCTTATTTAGAAAGTGTAAATCCACAATTAATAATTCTAGACTCAATTCAAACTGTCTTTAGTCCAGAAATATCTTCAGCACCAGGCACTGTCAGCCAAATTAAAGAAGGTACTTCAAAATTCATGAAGATTTCTAAAAAAATGGGAATTTCAACATTCATAGTTGGTCATGTAACCAAAGAAGGTTCACTAGCAGGTCCAAAATTATTAGAGCATATGGTTGATACTGTTTTATATTTTGAAGGTGAAAGATATAATACATATAGATTAGTAAGGGCTGTTAAAAATAGATTTGGTTCAACAAATGAGCTTGGAGTATTTGAAATGAGGGACTTGGGATTAGTAGAGCTTGATAACCCATCTAAGATTTTGATATCTGAAAAACCAAAAGATGTAGCAGGTTCAGTCATAATATCCACTGTAGAAGGTACAAGACCAATGCTACTTGAATTACAAGCATTAGTTTCACCAACAAGTTTTGGTATAGCAAGAAGAACATCTACAGGAGTAGATTATAATAGAGTTGGTATGTTATTAGCAGTCTTAGAAAAACGTGTTGGTCTGCAAATACAAAACCAAGATGTATATATAAATATAGTTGGAGGTATAAAGATAAATGAACCTTCGATTGACTTAGGAATAGCTATTTCTGTAGCATCTAGCTTTAGAAATATACCTATAGATGAAGATATAGCTGTTACAGGAGAGGTAGGACTTACAGGAGAAGTTAGATCAGTAAGTTTTATAGAAAAAAGAATTGCTGAGTGCAAAAAACTTGGCTTTAAAAAGATAGTAGTTCCTAGAAGTAATTATGATGTTGTAAAAGATACTAAAGGTATAGAAATATGGCCAGTAGACAACTTAAGACAAGCTATAAATATAGTACTTGGGAGGAATCAATAA
- a CDS encoding ATP-dependent Clp protease ATP-binding subunit, producing MNFNRFTQRAKKAIDLAFESAKNLGHNIVGSEHILLGLLKEEEGIAAKVLSKVGFTEAYLEGKIIDMEGKGEGIPEDIVLSPRSKQILELSGMFANKLKTNYIGTEHILLAIIQEGEGIANKVLNYAGVNDRTLAQLTIDMMGMSDNNQYKSENSYTGNQNQTESKILDKYGRNLTLYAKQNKIDPVIGREKEIQRVIQILSRRTKNNPVLIGDPGVGKTAIAEGLATNIALGNVPETLKSKTLYSLEMGSLLAGAKYRGEFEERIKEVVDEVVKNGNIILFIDEMHTIIGAGSTGEGSIDASNILKPALARGEIQVIGATTIDEYRKHVEKDSALERRFQPVMVDEPSKEDSIKILEGLRDKYEAHHKVKITDDAIKTAVELSTRYISDRYLPDKAIDLIDEAASKVRLKENTPPAEIKKLELEIENIDKEKEEAVRCQDFEKAAKIRDEQGILKKQLEDVRERWNKSSKHSDLVDGEVIAEVVGLWTGIPVNKILEEEADRLLKLEEILHNRVIGQEQAVKSISKAIRRSRAGLKDPNRPIGSFLFLGPTGVGKTELSKALAEVQFGDENQIIRIDMSEYMEKHAVSRMIGSPPGYIGHDEGGQLTEKVRRNPYSVILFDEIEKAHPDVFNILLQILDDGRLTDSKGRTVDFKNTIVIMTSNVGASTIGRQKTLGFSIAKGDEEEKSQYEKMKENIMGELKQRFRPEFLNRIDDIIVFHSLNTEHISKIVILMVDKLQERLKDMDIKLEMSDEAIKLISKSGFDLEYGARPLKRALQKELEDELSEAILRGDVKKGSNIIAKVKDEKIVFETK from the coding sequence ATGAACTTCAATAGATTTACACAAAGAGCTAAAAAAGCAATTGATTTAGCGTTTGAGTCTGCTAAAAACTTAGGGCATAATATTGTTGGAAGCGAGCATATACTTTTAGGGCTTTTAAAAGAAGAAGAAGGAATAGCCGCCAAAGTTCTAAGTAAAGTTGGATTTACAGAGGCTTATTTAGAAGGCAAAATAATTGATATGGAAGGTAAGGGCGAAGGAATTCCAGAAGACATAGTATTAAGCCCAAGAAGTAAACAAATATTGGAACTATCAGGAATGTTTGCAAATAAATTAAAAACAAATTATATAGGAACTGAGCATATATTATTAGCTATTATTCAAGAAGGAGAAGGAATAGCTAATAAAGTTTTGAACTATGCAGGTGTAAATGACAGAACTCTAGCCCAATTAACAATTGATATGATGGGTATGAGTGATAATAATCAATATAAATCAGAAAATAGTTACACGGGCAACCAAAATCAAACAGAGTCCAAGATTCTCGATAAATATGGAAGAAATCTTACACTATATGCAAAACAAAATAAAATAGACCCTGTTATAGGAAGAGAAAAAGAAATACAAAGAGTTATACAAATATTAAGTAGAAGAACTAAAAACAACCCTGTGCTAATAGGAGACCCAGGAGTAGGTAAAACAGCTATAGCTGAAGGTTTAGCAACAAATATAGCATTAGGAAATGTTCCAGAAACACTAAAAAGTAAAACTTTGTATTCTTTAGAGATGGGTTCATTATTAGCTGGTGCTAAGTATAGAGGAGAATTTGAAGAAAGAATTAAAGAAGTTGTAGATGAAGTTGTTAAAAATGGAAATATAATTTTATTTATAGATGAGATGCATACCATAATAGGAGCTGGGTCTACAGGAGAAGGATCTATAGATGCGTCAAATATATTAAAACCTGCATTAGCTAGAGGAGAAATACAAGTTATAGGTGCAACAACAATAGATGAGTATAGAAAGCATGTTGAAAAAGACTCTGCACTAGAAAGAAGATTCCAACCAGTTATGGTGGATGAACCAAGTAAAGAAGATTCAATAAAAATATTAGAAGGATTGAGAGATAAATATGAAGCTCATCACAAAGTTAAAATAACTGATGATGCTATAAAAACAGCTGTAGAATTATCAACTAGATATATATCAGATAGATATCTACCAGATAAAGCTATAGATTTGATTGATGAAGCTGCATCAAAAGTGAGGCTAAAGGAAAATACTCCTCCAGCCGAAATAAAAAAATTAGAATTAGAAATAGAAAATATAGATAAAGAAAAAGAAGAGGCAGTAAGATGCCAAGATTTTGAGAAAGCAGCAAAAATAAGAGATGAACAAGGCATACTTAAAAAACAATTAGAAGATGTTAGAGAAAGATGGAATAAGTCATCTAAACATTCTGATTTAGTTGATGGAGAAGTCATTGCTGAAGTAGTAGGTTTATGGACAGGAATACCTGTTAATAAAATTCTTGAGGAAGAAGCTGATAGACTCTTAAAACTTGAAGAAATCTTACACAATAGAGTTATAGGTCAAGAGCAAGCAGTAAAATCTATTTCCAAGGCAATAAGAAGGTCAAGAGCAGGTCTTAAGGACCCTAATAGACCAATCGGCTCATTCTTATTTTTAGGACCTACAGGAGTAGGGAAAACAGAGTTATCTAAGGCATTAGCAGAAGTGCAATTTGGAGATGAAAATCAAATAATAAGAATTGATATGTCTGAATATATGGAAAAACATGCTGTATCAAGAATGATAGGTTCACCTCCTGGTTATATAGGTCATGATGAAGGAGGTCAATTAACTGAAAAAGTAAGAAGAAACCCATATTCAGTTATTTTATTTGATGAGATAGAGAAAGCTCATCCAGATGTGTTTAATATTCTATTACAAATTCTAGATGATGGTAGATTAACAGATTCAAAAGGAAGAACTGTTGATTTTAAGAATACGATTGTGATAATGACATCAAATGTTGGTGCATCTACAATTGGTAGACAAAAAACTTTAGGGTTTAGTATAGCTAAAGGAGATGAAGAAGAAAAGTCTCAATATGAAAAAATGAAAGAAAACATAATGGGTGAATTAAAGCAAAGATTCAGACCAGAGTTTTTAAATAGAATAGATGATATAATAGTTTTCCATTCATTAAATACAGAGCATATATCTAAAATAGTAATTTTAATGGTAGATAAATTACAAGAAAGACTAAAAGATATGGATATAAAACTAGAAATGAGTGATGAAGCTATAAAATTAATTTCTAAATCTGGATTTGATTTGGAATATGGAGCAAGACCTCTTAAAAGAGCCTTACAAAAAGAACTAGAAGATGAGTTATCTGAAGCGATTTTAAGAGGCGATGTAAAAAAAGGAAGTAATATAATAGCAAAAGTTAAAGATGAAAAAATAGTTTTTGAAACTAAATAA